The Pongo abelii isolate AG06213 chromosome 20, NHGRI_mPonAbe1-v2.0_pri, whole genome shotgun sequence genome window below encodes:
- the UBXN6 gene encoding UBX domain-containing protein 6 isoform X1, with protein MKKFFQEFKADIKFKSAGPGQKLKESVGEKAHKEKPNQPAPRPPRQGPTNEAQMAAAAALARLEQKQSRAWGPTSQDTIRNQVRKELQAEATVSGSPEAPGTNVVSEPREEGSAHLAVPGVYFTCPLTGATLRKDQRDARIKEAILSYFSTDPVAASIMKIYTFNKDQDRVKLGVDTIAKYLDNIHLHPEEEKYRKIKLQNKVFQERINCLEGTHEFFEAIGFQKVLLPIQDQEDPEEFYVLSETTLAQPQSLERHKEQLLAAEPVRAKLDRQRRVFQPSPLASQFELPGDFFNLTAEEIKREQRLRSDAVERLSVLRTKAMREKEEQRGLRKYTYTLLRVRLPDGCLLQGTFYARERLGAVYGFVREALQSDWLPFELLASGGQKLSEDENLALNECGLVPSALLTFSWDMAVLEDIKAAGAEPDSILKPELLSAIEKLS; from the exons ATGAAGAAATTctttcaggagttcaaggccgacATCAAGTTCAAGAGCGCGGGACCCGGTCAGAAGCTCAAAGAGTCCGTGGG GGAAAAggcccacaaagagaagcccaacCAGCCAGCCCCCAGGCCGCCCCGCCAGGGACCCACCAATGAGGCACAGATGGCGGCCGCTGCCGCCCTAGCCCGGCTGGAGCAGAAGCAGTCCCGGGCCTGGGGCCCCACGTCGCAGGACACCATCCGAAACCAGG TGAGAAAGGAACTTCAAGCCGAAGCCACCGTCAGCGGGAGTCCCGAGGCCCCAGGGACCAACGTG GTATCTGAGCCGAGAGAGGAAGGTTCCGCCCACCTGGCCGTGCCTGGCGTGTACTTCACCTGTCCGCTCACTGGGGCCACCCTGAGGAAGGACCAGCGGGACGCCCGCATCAAGGAGGCCATTCTCTCG TACTTCTCCACCGACCCAGTGGCCGCCTCCATCATGAAGATCTACACGTTCAACAAAGACCAGGACCGGGTGAAGCTGGGTGTGGACACCATTGCCAA GTACCTGGACAACATCCACCTGCACCCCGAGGAGGAGAAGTACCGGAAGATCAAGCTGCAGAACAAGGTGTTTCAG gaGCGCATTAACTGCCTGGAAGGGACCCACGAGTTTTTTGAGGCCATTGGGTTCCAGAAGGTGTTGCTTCCCATCCAGGATCAGG AGGACCCTGAGGAGTTCTACGTGCTGAGCGAGACCACCTTGGCCCAGCCCCAGAGCCTGGAGAGGCACAAGGAACAGCTGCTGGCTGCGGAGCCCGTGCGCGCCAAGCTGGACCGGCAGCGCCGTGTCTTCCAGCCCTCGCCCCTGGCCTCGCAGTTCGAACTGCCCGGGGACTTCTTCAACCTCACAGCAGAGGAGATCAAGCGGGAGCAGAGGCTCAG GTCCGACGCGGTGGAGCGGCTGAGTGTGCTTCGGACCAAGGCCATGCGGGAGAAGGAGGAGCAGCGGGGGCTGCGCAAGTACACCTACACACTGCTGCGCGTGCGCCTCCCCGATGGCTGCCTCCTGCAGG GGACCTTCTACGCCCGGGAGCGGCTGGGGGCGGTGTACGGGTTCGTCCGGGAGGCCCTGCAGAGCGACTGGCTGCCTTTTGAGCTGCTGGCCTCGGGAGGGCAGAAGCTGTCCGAGGACGAGAACCTGGCCTTGAACGAGTGCGGGCTG GTGCCCTCTGCCCTCCTGACCTTCTCGTGGGACATGGCTGTGCTGGAGGACATCAAGGCCGCGGGGGCCGAGCCGGACTCCATCCTGAAACCCGAGCTCCTGTCAGCCATCGAGAAGCTCTCGTGA
- the UBXN6 gene encoding UBX domain-containing protein 6 isoform X2: MAAAAALARLEQKQSRAWGPTSQDTIRNQVRKELQAEATVSGSPEAPGTNVVSEPREEGSAHLAVPGVYFTCPLTGATLRKDQRDARIKEAILSYFSTDPVAASIMKIYTFNKDQDRVKLGVDTIAKYLDNIHLHPEEEKYRKIKLQNKVFQERINCLEGTHEFFEAIGFQKVLLPIQDQEDPEEFYVLSETTLAQPQSLERHKEQLLAAEPVRAKLDRQRRVFQPSPLASQFELPGDFFNLTAEEIKREQRLRSDAVERLSVLRTKAMREKEEQRGLRKYTYTLLRVRLPDGCLLQGTFYARERLGAVYGFVREALQSDWLPFELLASGGQKLSEDENLALNECGLVPSALLTFSWDMAVLEDIKAAGAEPDSILKPELLSAIEKLS; encoded by the exons ATGGCGGCCGCTGCCGCCCTAGCCCGGCTGGAGCAGAAGCAGTCCCGGGCCTGGGGCCCCACGTCGCAGGACACCATCCGAAACCAGG TGAGAAAGGAACTTCAAGCCGAAGCCACCGTCAGCGGGAGTCCCGAGGCCCCAGGGACCAACGTG GTATCTGAGCCGAGAGAGGAAGGTTCCGCCCACCTGGCCGTGCCTGGCGTGTACTTCACCTGTCCGCTCACTGGGGCCACCCTGAGGAAGGACCAGCGGGACGCCCGCATCAAGGAGGCCATTCTCTCG TACTTCTCCACCGACCCAGTGGCCGCCTCCATCATGAAGATCTACACGTTCAACAAAGACCAGGACCGGGTGAAGCTGGGTGTGGACACCATTGCCAA GTACCTGGACAACATCCACCTGCACCCCGAGGAGGAGAAGTACCGGAAGATCAAGCTGCAGAACAAGGTGTTTCAG gaGCGCATTAACTGCCTGGAAGGGACCCACGAGTTTTTTGAGGCCATTGGGTTCCAGAAGGTGTTGCTTCCCATCCAGGATCAGG AGGACCCTGAGGAGTTCTACGTGCTGAGCGAGACCACCTTGGCCCAGCCCCAGAGCCTGGAGAGGCACAAGGAACAGCTGCTGGCTGCGGAGCCCGTGCGCGCCAAGCTGGACCGGCAGCGCCGTGTCTTCCAGCCCTCGCCCCTGGCCTCGCAGTTCGAACTGCCCGGGGACTTCTTCAACCTCACAGCAGAGGAGATCAAGCGGGAGCAGAGGCTCAG GTCCGACGCGGTGGAGCGGCTGAGTGTGCTTCGGACCAAGGCCATGCGGGAGAAGGAGGAGCAGCGGGGGCTGCGCAAGTACACCTACACACTGCTGCGCGTGCGCCTCCCCGATGGCTGCCTCCTGCAGG GGACCTTCTACGCCCGGGAGCGGCTGGGGGCGGTGTACGGGTTCGTCCGGGAGGCCCTGCAGAGCGACTGGCTGCCTTTTGAGCTGCTGGCCTCGGGAGGGCAGAAGCTGTCCGAGGACGAGAACCTGGCCTTGAACGAGTGCGGGCTG GTGCCCTCTGCCCTCCTGACCTTCTCGTGGGACATGGCTGTGCTGGAGGACATCAAGGCCGCGGGGGCCGAGCCGGACTCCATCCTGAAACCCGAGCTCCTGTCAGCCATCGAGAAGCTCTCGTGA